GGTGCGGGCGTATGTGAATTGGAACCGCTTCACCTCGGAGGCGGGCGTGCCCACCGCGTTCCTCGGCACGGCCTACGTGCTGGAGCACCTGTCCGTGGTGCGCGCGGGGTTGGCGGCGGAGCGACTGGTGGCCCGGGGCGCCATCCCCGGCATCCACCGCGCCGTCACCTTCCTGCGAGGCCACGCGGGAGCGGATGAGGGCCACGTCGCGGAGCTGGCCAGCGTGCTGCGCACCCTGGAGGACCCGGCCGAGCGGGAGGCCATCCTCCTGTCCGCCACCACCACGCGCGCCCTCTATCCGGCCCTCTTCACCCCAGTCGAGGAGGCCGCGGTCCACGACGTGGGCTGAGCACCGACACGCCCCCAGGGCCCGCCCTCCTCACTTTGACTTGCAGAAGTGTACGAATGACACTAACAATGTGTCGAAGGTACACGAAGCGGGAGGGCGGGCCCATGGTCATCGGGTACATGAAGGCAGCACCGACGACGTACGTGATGCAGTTCGAGGGGGGCAGGGTGGTGCGAGAGGGGGCGGGGCTCGCGTTCTTCTACTGGAAGCCGTCCGCGACGCTGGTGTCGGTGCCGCTGGCGAGCGCGGATGTGCCCTTCGCCTTCAATGAGGTGACGCGGGACTTCCAGGCGGTGACGCTGCAGGGGCAGCTCACCTACCGGGTGGCGGACCCGAAGCGGCTGGCGTCGCTGCTGGACTACTCGGTGGGGCCGTCCGGCCGGCATCGCTCGGACGACCCGGAGAAGCTGCAGGAGCGGCTGGTGCAGGTGGCCCAGGTGCGGGCGCGCACGGTGGTGCAGGGCCTGCCGCTGCGCGAGGTGCTGGTCCAGACGGGCACCATCGAAGCGCAGGTGCTCGCGGCGCTGGCGGTGGCCGAGTCGGTGCGGGGGCTGGGCGTGGAGGTCATGGCCTTCTCGCTGCTGTCGGTGAAGCCGACGCCGGAGATGGCGCGGGCGCTGGAGGCGGAGGCGCGCGAGGACCTGCAGCGCACCGCCGACGAGGCCATCTACGCGCGCCGCAACGCGGCCGTGGAGCAGGAGCGCCGCATCAAGGAGAGCGAGCTGGCCACGGAGTTGGCGGTGGAGGAGCGGCAGCGCCAGATTCGCGAGGCGAAGATGGCGGCGGACATCTCCGTGGAGGAGCAGCGCTCGGCGTTGATGGAGCGCTGGAGCCAGAACGAGCGCCAGGCCGCGGACGCCCGCGCCTACGCGCTGGAGAAGACGCTGGCCCCGGTGCGCGGGGTGGACTGGAAGACGCTGATGGCCACGTCCGCGGGGGGCGCGGACCCGGCGCTGAACATCGCGCTCGCCTTCC
This is a stretch of genomic DNA from Pyxidicoccus trucidator. It encodes these proteins:
- a CDS encoding SPFH domain-containing protein; this translates as MVIGYMKAAPTTYVMQFEGGRVVREGAGLAFFYWKPSATLVSVPLASADVPFAFNEVTRDFQAVTLQGQLTYRVADPKRLASLLDYSVGPSGRHRSDDPEKLQERLVQVAQVRARTVVQGLPLREVLVQTGTIEAQVLAALAVAESVRGLGVEVMAFSLLSVKPTPEMARALEAEAREDLQRTADEAIYARRNAAVEQERRIKESELATELAVEERQRQIREAKMAADISVEEQRSALMERWSQNERQAADARAYALEKTLAPVRGVDWKTLMATSAGGADPALNIALAFREMGENAQRIGELNVSPDLLHSLMSASGGGGGGAKPTRPVQGHRPVDPRER
- a CDS encoding iron-containing redox enzyme family protein; the protein is MSTDLIVKLEQEANTLVRELDAHPDARSLFEGTADAARYAGYLVQSYHYVRWTAPLLGLAGRRMQRLGRHPALAELLVQKAKEESGHERWLLSDLRALGWTKERVEMTPACAAVRAYVNWNRFTSEAGVPTAFLGTAYVLEHLSVVRAGLAAERLVARGAIPGIHRAVTFLRGHAGADEGHVAELASVLRTLEDPAEREAILLSATTTRALYPALFTPVEEAAVHDVG